From the genome of Plasmodium malariae genome assembly, chromosome: 9, one region includes:
- the PmUG01_09028400 gene encoding tRNA m(1)G methyltransferase, putative, with protein sequence MANEDMEDSSASEDEINKFFANISNVIDEKDIIKLTKQKKTKKEKKLEKRKYIKEKRKKNRPEEKKKRQKKKKQELLKILNNLNEEEKFIFLKERKILEQTKKQRKKEFLKNSFNEAYKICFNCSFIHYMGEKEISSLAKQIFLSYHYMIKHEVPVHFHFSHLNNSDELFVQLKKKYSLSKWMVQVHVQDFWEIFPKDKIVVLSPDATEDLTEIRKDHVYIISALVDRSVSKNLSFYQASLHGLETRKLPLEQYVKKKKSNVLNVNTVIEILISYLKDKDWLKVFEKCIPQKKVISFCY encoded by the exons ATGGCAAACGAGGACATGGAAGACTCGTCCGCAAGTGAGGACGAAATAAACAAGTTTTTTGCGAATATATCAAACGTAATTGatgaaaaagatataatcaaattaacaaaacagaaaaaaacgaaaaaagaaaaaaaattagaaaagagaaaatatataaaagaaaaaagaaagaagaatagaccagaagaaaaaaaaaaaagacaaaagaaaaaaaaacaagagctgttaaaaatattaaataatttaaatgaggaggagaaatttatatttttaaaagaaaggaaaatattGGAACAAACAaagaaacaaagaaaaaaagaatttctaaaaaattcttttaatgaagcatataaaatttgttttaactgttcttttatacattacatgggagaaaaagaaatttctAGTTTAGCTAAACAAATATTCTTGTCATATCATTATATGATAAAACATGAAGTACCTGTACACTTTCATTTTTCACACTTAAATAATTCGGACGAATTATTTGTacaactaaaaaaaaaatattcattaagTAAGTGGATGGTGCAGGTGCATGTACAGGATTTTTGGGAAATTTTTCCGAAAGACAAAATTGTTGTCCTCTCTCCTGATGCGACCGAG GACCTAACAGAAATAAGGAAGGACCACGTTTACATTATATCAGCCCTGGTGGATAGGAGTGTTTCCAAG AATTTGTCCTTCTACCAAGCGTCGTTACACGGCCTAGAGACGAGGAAACTACCCTTGGAG CAATACgtcaagaaaaaaaaaagcaacgTGCTTAACGTAAACACAGTtattgaaatattaataagcTACTTAAAGGACAAAGATTGGCTGAAAGTTTTCGAAAAATGTATTCCACAAAAAAAGGTTATCTCTTTTTGTTATTAG
- the PmUG01_09028500 gene encoding conserved protein, unknown function: MVDVNENLKKPLSRKERRKILKKKKIHEKSKKDMVEAKSNIESIFSTVINVKDKENSCKKVKEDGEIKKKNNNNNSLEGKKHVTRIKKNNEKSKEVLKQKAIERLRTPDGLPIYSMEELKMAEEDTQKIAHSTVTVVFKIFDWKREF, encoded by the exons atggttGATGTTAAcgaaaatttgaaaaaaccTTTATCGAGGAAGGaaagaaggaaaatattaaaaaaaaaaaaaatccatGAAAAGAGTAAAAAAGATATGGTAGAAGCCAAATCGAATATAGAGAGTATCTTCAGTACCGTCATAAATGttaaagataaagaaaatagTTGTAAGAAAGTTAAAGAGGATggggaaatt aaaaaaaaaaataataataataatagtttagAAGGAAAAAAGCACGTTACCaggataaaaaagaataatgaaaaaagtaaagaagTGTTAAAACAGAAGGCGATAGAACGACTACGTACTCCTGATGGTTTGCCCATTTACTCAATGGAAGAGCTTAAGATG gCAGAGGAGGATACACAAAAGATTGCCCATTCGACTGTAACtgttgtttttaaaatttttgattGGAAAagagaattttaa